CACCTTCGGGACGGGCTCGACCGCCACCACGCTGTCGTAGGACGCGGGGGCGGCGTCCTCGGCGAGGGGCCGGCCCGGGTCGATCCGCAGGGTGCGCGGCGCACGATGCGCGGAACCTTCGTGCTGCGAACCCGGACGCGAGGCCGAGGGCGAACCGGTGGCGGTTCTGGCGCGCGGACCGGTGGCGGTGGCGGTGGCGATGGGGCGTTCCTCCTCGGTGGGTGTACGGGACGCGGTGCCGTCCGTCACGTCGTCGCCGGTCATGACAGGGCGCGACACGACGGTGCTCGGTGCGGGTCCGGGTGGAGGGGTGGACATCAGGGGGCCTCCTGGCGGGGGTGCTCGGGGGCGGAGCACCTCGGGGTGGACAGCTGGGTGTGCGCCCAGGCGGCGGGCGGACACAGCCACGGCCGGCGGCAGAAGACGCACAGCGGCGGATGGTCGTGCCCGAGCCAGGGGAGCGAACCCCAGCGGCGGTGCCAGCGGATCGGGTCCCGGTCCGGTCGGTGGATCGACGCGAGATCCCTCGCGCGGTGATCCAGTTCGGTCAGTGCCTCGGTCAGTGCCTCGGTCAGTGCCTCGGTGAGGGCCTCCGGGTCGACGTCGGCGATGGCCGCTCTGTCGATCCCGGTGTCGGTCCAGGTGTCGTGGGTGTCGATCCCGGTGTCGTCGGTGTCGATCTCGGTGTCCGGCCGCGGGGGCCGGTCATGCTGGGGTAGGAGGTGACCGACATCGGGGTACGAAGCCGGTAACCAACCCGATTGCCCCAGACGCTCGGGTGTCGCTGCCATCGCACGAGCCTCCCCCGTGGAGTGATAGCTCTGGGTGCACGATCCTGAGTCGACCGTAATCCCGAGCAACGCCACCTACAACACCAATGCGTAAATTTGCACTTGTGTCGTGCGGTACGGGTTCGGCTGAACCTGGTGCGAAGACGGACTATTTCCCGCAATATCGAACGACCAAACACCTGCAAACGGGGAAGAGCATGCCGAGTACGAAACCGCCCACGATCCAGCGCCGCCGGCTCGCCGCGGAGTTACGGATGTTCCGCGAACGCGCCCAGGTGACATTGGAGGAGGTCGCCGCGAGAACGGGCTGGTCGGTCGCCAAGATCAGCCGGATCGAGACCGCGATCGTCGGGGTCAGCCTGAAGGACCTCCACCTCCTCCTCGACCTGTACAAGGTCGAGGAGAGTCGCCGCACGGCCATCCTCAGCAAGACCCGGACGGCGCGGACCAAGGGCTGGTGGGACGCCTACGCGGAGTTCCTGCCCAGCGACTACGTCGACTACATCGAACTCGAGGCACAGCTCGCCGGCATGCGCTCCTACAGCGCGCACGTGATCCACGGGCTGATGCAGACCGAGGGATACGCCCGCGAGATCATCCGCGGCGCCACGATGGGCCTGTCCTCGCCGTCGGAGATCGACCGCCGGGTGGAGGCCCGGATGACCCGGCAGCGGCTGCTGGCCCGCGAGGCGGACCCGCTGCGGTTCTGGCTGGTCGTCGCCGAGCCCGCGCTGAGCTGGATGGTCGGGTCGGCCAAGGTGATGGCCGAGCAGTACGACCGACTGCGCGAGTACGCCGAACGCGGCACGGTGACGGTGCAGGTGCTGCCGGCCTCGGCCGGTGCGCACCCGTCCAGCGCCGGCTCGTTCGACATCCTCGAGTTCCCCAACCCGCACGAGCCGGAGGCGGTGTACGTCGAGACGATGACCGCCAACCGCTACGTCGAGAGCCACGCCGAGGTCTACCGCCACAGCCTGGCGTTCGACCATCTGAGGGCGATGGCGCTCAGCCCGGCGGACTCGGTCTCCTACTTCGTACGGGCGGCCGAGCGGGTGCTCAGCGAGGCCACGACCGACGACGCCCAGGACTGACCGGGACCCGGTCGCCGGCGTGCTGGGCGCGGAGCCCGACGGCCGCGAGGTCGACCGTCCGGGTGATCCGGCGCCGCCGGGTGTCCGGCCGCTTCGCGGTCGCGATCCACCCCAGGATCAACCGTCTCGACGAGGGTGCGAAGGCCTGGAAGTTCGCACGGGCGGACGGGTTCTCCGCCAGCGCCACCCGCAGGTCCTCGGGTAGGTCCGAGCCGTCCCCGTCGGGCAGGACCTGCCAGGTGCCGTTGGCCCTGGCCAGGTCGACCACGGCACGACCCTGCTCGGTCATCCGGCCGAGTTCGATCATCCGCTCGGCTCGCCGGCGGTTCAGCGGGCTCCAGGTGCTGCGCGGCGTGCGAGGGGAGAACCGCAGCCGGGAGCTGCTCACGTCGTTCCGGCGGTGGAGTCCGTCGATCCACCCGAAGCACAGCGCCTGCTCGATCGCCTCGGCGTACCGGACGCTGGGTGTGCCGCTGTCCTTGTGCTGGATGACCAGCCACGTCTCCTTCTCCGTACGGGAGTGCCGCGTCAGCCAGGCGCGCCATTCGGATGCCGTACGCGCGACGACGGCATCGACGGCATCGACGACGACACTGAGGTCCTGTTCCATG
This Actinopolymorpha cephalotaxi DNA region includes the following protein-coding sequences:
- a CDS encoding YdeI/OmpD-associated family protein codes for the protein MEQDLSVVVDAVDAVVARTASEWRAWLTRHSRTEKETWLVIQHKDSGTPSVRYAEAIEQALCFGWIDGLHRRNDVSSSRLRFSPRTPRSTWSPLNRRRAERMIELGRMTEQGRAVVDLARANGTWQVLPDGDGSDLPEDLRVALAENPSARANFQAFAPSSRRLILGWIATAKRPDTRRRRITRTVDLAAVGLRAQHAGDRVPVSPGRRRSWPR
- a CDS encoding helix-turn-helix domain-containing protein, whose product is MPSTKPPTIQRRRLAAELRMFRERAQVTLEEVAARTGWSVAKISRIETAIVGVSLKDLHLLLDLYKVEESRRTAILSKTRTARTKGWWDAYAEFLPSDYVDYIELEAQLAGMRSYSAHVIHGLMQTEGYAREIIRGATMGLSSPSEIDRRVEARMTRQRLLAREADPLRFWLVVAEPALSWMVGSAKVMAEQYDRLREYAERGTVTVQVLPASAGAHPSSAGSFDILEFPNPHEPEAVYVETMTANRYVESHAEVYRHSLAFDHLRAMALSPADSVSYFVRAAERVLSEATTDDAQD